From a single Phragmites australis chromosome 7, lpPhrAust1.1, whole genome shotgun sequence genomic region:
- the LOC133925252 gene encoding pyruvate kinase, cytosolic isozyme, with amino-acid sequence MANIDMAAILADLERGDGGGDARLPKTKLVCTLGPASRTVPMLEKLLRAGMNVARFNFSHGTHEYHQETLDNLRQAMHNTGILCAIMLDTKGPEIRTGFLKDGKPIKLTKGQEITVTTDYDIKGDENTIAMSYKKLPVDVKPGNVILCADGTISLTVLSCDPDAGTVRCRCENTAMLGERKNCNLPGIVVDLPTLTEKDKEDILGWGVPNDIDMIALSFVRKGSDLVNVRQVLGQHAKRIKLMSKVENQEGVINFDDILRETDAFMVARGDLGMEIPVEKIFLAQKMMIYKCNIAGKPVVTATQMLESMIKSPRPTRAEATDVANAVLDGTDCVMLSGESAAGAYPEVAVKIMARICIEAESSLDYEAVFKAMIRSAPLPMSPLESLASSAVRTANKARATLIVVLTRGGTTAKLVAKYRPRVPILSVVVPVLTTDSFDWTISSEGPARHSLIYRGLIPLLAEGSAKATDSESTEVILEAALKSAVKKQLCKPGDAIVALHRIGVASVIKICIVK; translated from the exons ATGGCGAACATTGACATGGCGGCGATCCTGGCGGACCTggagcgcggcgacggcggcggcgacgcgcgGCTGCCCAAGACCAAGCTCGTCTGCACGCTCGGCCCGGCCTCCCGCACCGTGCCCatgctcgagaagctgctcCGCGCCGGCATGAACGTCGCGCGGTTCAACTTCTCGCACGGCACGCACGAGTACCACCAAGAGACGCTCGACAACCTCCGCCAGGCCATGCACAACACAGGCATCCTCTGCGCCATCATGCTCGACACCAAG GGTCCTGAAATTCGTACTGGATTTTTGAAGGATGGTAAACCAATCAAGCTAACTAAGGGTCAAGAAATCACTGTTACTACTGATTATGATATCAAGGGCGATGAGAATACGATCGCTATGAGTTACAAGAAACTACCTGTAGATGTGAAGCCTGGAAATGTCATTCTATGTGCTGATGGCACGATCTCCTTGACTGttctgtcttgcgatcctgatGCTGGAACTGTGAGATGTAGGTGTGAGAACACTGCAATGCTCGGAGAAAGAAAGAATTGCAATTTGCCAGGAATTGTTGTGGATCTTCCTACACTGACTGAGAAAGATAAAGAAGACATTTTGGGATGGGGTGTTCCAAATGATATTGATATGATTGCTCTATCCTTTGTCCGTAAAGGTTCAGATTTGGTGAATGTCAGGCAAGTTCTTGGGCAACATGCCAAGCGCATTAAGTTGATGTCAAAG GTCGAAAACCAAGAGGGTGTTATaaactttgatgatatcttgaggGAGACTGATGCCTTTATGGTTGCTAGAGGTGATCTTGGAATGGAGATTCCTGTTGAGAAGATTTTCCTTGCACAGAAGATGATGATCTATAAGTGCAACATTGCTGGCAAGCCTGTTGTTACTGCTACTCAGATGCTTGAGTCAATGATCAAATCTCCGAGGCCAACTCGTGCTGAGGCCACTGATGTTGCAAATGCTGTTCTTGATGGAACTGACTGCGTCATGCTCAGTGGTGAGAGTGCTGCTGGAGCATACCCCGAGGTTGCTGTGAAGATCATGGCTCGTATCTGCATCGAGGCAGAGTCTTCCCTCGACTATGAGGCTGTTTTCAAGGCGATGATCAGGTCTGCGCCGCTTCCGATGAGCCCACTGGAGTCTCTTGCATCCTCTGCTGTGCGAACTGCCAACAAGGCCAGGGCTACACTGATTGTCGTCTTGACTCGCGGTGGCACCACAGCCAAGCTGGTCGCGAAGTACCGGCCCAGGGTTCCAATCCTCTCCGTGGTTGTCCCTGTGCTAACAACCGATTCATTCGACTGGACCATCAGCTCTGAGGGCCCGGCAAGGCACAGCCTAATATACAGAGGTCTCATTCCCCTCCTTGCCGAGGGCTCTGCCAAGGCTACCGATTCAGAGTCCACAGAGGTGATCCTGGAGGCAGCACTGAAGTCGGCCGTCAAGAAGCAGCTGTGCAAGCCTGGTGACGCCATTGTAGCTCTACACCGTATCGGCGTCGCTTCTGTCATCAAGATCTGCATCGTGAAGTGA
- the LOC133925249 gene encoding katanin p80 WD40 repeat-containing subunit B1 homolog KTN80.4-like isoform X1 yields MTTNTKRAYKLQEFVAHSSNVNCLKIGRKTSRVLVTGGEDHKVNLWAIGKPNSILSLSGHTSAVESVSFDSSEVFVAAGAASGTVKLWDLEEAKIVRTLTGHRSNCMSVDFHPFGEFFASGSLDTNLKIWDIRRKNCIHTYKGHTRGVNAIRFTPDGRWVVSGGEDNTVKVWDLTAGKLLHDFKSHEGQLQCIDFHPHEFLLATGSADKTVKFWDLETFELIGSAGPETTGVRSMTFNPDGRSLLCGLHESLKVFSWEPIRCHDTVDVGWSRLADLNVHEGKLLGCSFNQSCVGIWVVDLTRLETYATGTSTKLNGHSELKTSSSGTMPLQNDSGSRANIGRSSVLQNSENNLNTSSGRLSVSQNSDSALKETKSTASSGMVPSTPQRAGIGSNTKSVGNSAFASGGTTLKRSSLKSNNTSNLHNFSKADVVPVIVPRTSSGELANDSRSDTADVAPVLSKATRRVEPTTDSRKEITDVEPVIPRASSRMEISSDSAPVVASKAGRRLESAIDSKKESTDAAPVVYRAALRMEMASDSAPVLSKASRRVESATDSRKESADVAPVVVPRTSSRMEMASDSRREPSAGRVSPFRIQSRYAELRKLNQAKVDANKVDVGSKNTETDDFNCQIFLPPRNSVIQTINSEETREYVKHGAVDRMGFLNSTEPNTGLCSENYVSRMRKPRDNCYIEVSRAGRARSSVSNWEGWDQSPSNEEPTTSSSSLAPTGRSYSSRGSNQATETPIIASDEDVLSLLVEQHELFLSSTRSRLTKLQIIHQMWNRNDIRGVISAMEKMCDHAVSADMASVLMEKSETITLDLCTSILPVFTDLLESKTDRHLGVSLELLVKLVRTFGPVIHSTVSAGPSVGVDLQAEQRRERCNLCFIELEKVKNKLPFLTRRKGAVASAAQELALVFQEVMS; encoded by the exons ATGACGACCAACACTAAGCGCGCCTACAAGCTCC aggagtttgtgGCGCACTCGTCCAATGTCAACTGCCTCAAGATTGGGAGGAAGACCTCACGGGTTCTGGTCACAGGAGGAGAAGATCATAAGGTTAATCTTTGGGCTATCGGGAAGCCCAATTCAATATTG AGTTTATCAGGGCATACAAGTGCTGTGGAGTCTGTTAGTTTTGATTCCTCAGAAGTGTTTGTGGCTGCAGGAGCAGCCAGTGGAACAGTAAAATTATGGGATTTGGAGGAGGCGAAGA TTGTCCGCACTCTTACTGGACATAGGTCAAACTGTATGTCAGTTGATTTCCATCCTTTTGGGGAATTCTTTGCCTCTGGGTCATTGGACACTAATCTGAAGATATGGGATATAAGGAGGAAGAATTGTATCCATACATACAAAGGTCACACACGAGGGGTGAATGCTATTAGATTCACACCTGATGGGCGGTGGGTTGTGTCTGGTGGTGAAGATAATACTGTGAAG GTCTGGGATCTGACAGCTGGAAAGTTATTACATGATTTCAAGAGCCATGAGGGTCAGCTTCAGTGCATAGATTTCCATCCCCATGAGTTCCTTCTGGCAACAG GTTCAGCTGATAAAACTGTCAAGTTCTGGGATTTGGAGACCTTTGAGTTGATTGGATCTGCTGGACCTGAG ACAACAGGTGTTCGATCCATGACATTCAATCCTGACGGAAGATCTCTGTTATGTGGGTTGCATGAAAGCTTAAAG GTTTTCTCTTGGGAGCCAATAAGATGCCATGATACTGTTGATGTGGGATGGTCTAGACTTGCTGATCTAAATGTCCATGAGGGAAAACTTCTTGGTTGTTCTTTCAATCAAAGTTGTGTTGGAATATGGGTTGTTGATCTAACG CGTCTTGAGACATATGCAACTGGTACTTCGACAAAACTAAATGGTCATTCTGAATTGAAAACTTCATCAAGTGGCACTATGCCTTTACAAAATGACAGTGGTTCAAGGGCTAACATTGGTCGATCATCAGTTCTTCAAAATTCAGAGAATAACTTAAATACTTCTTCAGGAAGACTATCGGTTTCTCAAAACTCAGATTCTGCACTCAAAGAGACAAAATCGACAGCTT CAAGTGGAATGGTCCCAAGCACACCACAAAGGGCTGGAATCGGCTCCAATACTAAATCTGTTGGAAATTCAGCTTTTGCATCTGGTGGCACCACCTTGAAGAGAAGTTCACTGAAGAGTAACAACACCTCTAATCTTCACAATTTTAGTAAAGCTGATGTAGTGCCTGTGATTGTCCCAAGAACTAGCTCAGGAGAGCTGGCTAATGATTCTAGAAGTGACACTGCTGATGTGGCACCTGTTCTTTCTAAGGCAACCAGAAGGGTAGAGCCTACTACTGATTCTAGAAAAGAAATTACTGATGTGGAACCTGTTATTCCTAGAGCAAGCTCAAGAATGGAAATATCCTCTGATTCAGCACCTGTTGTTGCTTCCAAGGCAGGCAGAAGGTTGGAGTCTGCTATTGATTCTAAGAAAGAAAGTACTGATGCAGCACCTGTTGTTTACAGGGCAGCATTAAGAATGGAAATGGCCTCTGATTCTGCACCCGTTCTTTCTAAGGCAAGCAGAAGGGTAGAATCTGCTACTGATTCAAGGAAAGAAAGTGCTGATGTGGCACCTGTTGTTGTCCCCAGAACAAGTTCAAGAATGGAAATGGCCTCTGATTCTAGGAGAGAACCTTCTGCTGGGAGAGTGTCACCATTCAGAATCCAATCAAGATATGCTGAGCTACGGAAGCTAAACCAAGCCAAAGTTGATGCAAACAAAGTTGACGTTGGAAGCAAAAATACCGAAACAGATGACTTTAATTGCCAAATATTTCTTCCCCCGAGAAATAGTGTTATTCAAACAATAAATTCTGAAGAAACTCGTGAATATGTTAAACATGGTGCAGTTGACAGGATGGGATTTTTGAATTCAACAGAACCAAATACAGGTCTCTGCAGTGAGAATT ATGTTTCTAGAATGCGTAAACCAAGAGATAACTGCTATATTGAAGTTTCAAGAGCAG gaagagcaagatcaagtgTCTCTAATTGGGAAGGGTGGGATCAGTCCCCTAGTAATGAAGAACCAACAACAAGCAGTTCTTCGCTGGCTCCTACAGGCCGTTCGTATTCATCT AGAGGAAGCAACCAAGCTACTGAAACTCCAATCATAGCTAGTGACGAGGATGTTCTATCTCTTCTAGTGGAACAACATGAGCTATTTCTAAGCTCAACACGGTCTCGGCTGACAAAATTGCAG ATTATTCATCAAATGTGGAATAGAAACGACATCAGGGGTGTTATCTCTGCGATGGAGAAGATGTGTGATCATGCT GTCTCTGCTGATATGGCAAGTGTTCTGATGGAGAAAAGCGAAACAATCACACTAGATTTATGTACCTCTATCCTGCCTGTTTTCACTGACCTCCTGGAGAGTAAAACTGACAG ACACTTAGGCGTTTCATTGGAATTGTTGGTGAAGCTTGTCAGGACTTTTGGGCCAGTTATACATTCAACAGTATCAGCAGGTCCTTCTGTTGGTGTAGATCTTCAGGCAGAGCAAAG GCGGGAGCGCTGCAACCTATGCTTCattgaattggagaaggtcAAAAATAAGCTTCCCTTTCTTACAAG AAGAAAAGGGGCAGTTGCAAGTGCAGCACAGGAGCTCGCTCTTGTCTTCCAGGAAGTTATGAGTTGA
- the LOC133925249 gene encoding katanin p80 WD40 repeat-containing subunit B1 homolog KTN80.4-like isoform X2, which produces MTTNTKRAYKLQEFVAHSSNVNCLKIGRKTSRVLVTGGEDHKVNLWAIGKPNSILSLSGHTSAVESVSFDSSEVFVAAGAASGTVKLWDLEEAKIVRTLTGHRSNCMSVDFHPFGEFFASGSLDTNLKIWDIRRKNCIHTYKGHTRGVNAIRFTPDGRWVVSGGEDNTVKVWDLTAGKLLHDFKSHEGQLQCIDFHPHEFLLATGSADKTVKFWDLETFELIGSAGPETTGVRSMTFNPDGRSLLCGLHESLKVFSWEPIRCHDTVDVGWSRLADLNVHEGKLLGCSFNQSCVGIWVVDLTRLETYATGTSTKLNGHSELKTSSSGTMPLQNDSGSRANIGRSSVLQNSENNLNTSSGRLSVSQNSDSALKETKSTASSGMVPSTPQRAGIGSNTKSVGNSAFASGGTTLKRSSLKSNNTSNLHNFSKADVVPVIVPRTSSGELANDSRSDTADVAPVLSKATRRVEPTTDSRKEITDVEPVIPRASSRMEISSDSAPVVASKAGRRLESAIDSKKESTDAAPVVYRAALRMEMASDSAPVLSKASRRVESATDSRKESADVAPVVVPRTSSRMEMASDSRREPSAGRVSPFRIQSRYAELRKLNQAKVDANKVDVGSKNTETDDFNCQIFLPPRNSVIQTINSEETREYVKHGAVDRMGFLNSTEPNTDVSRMRKPRDNCYIEVSRAGRARSSVSNWEGWDQSPSNEEPTTSSSSLAPTGRSYSSRGSNQATETPIIASDEDVLSLLVEQHELFLSSTRSRLTKLQIIHQMWNRNDIRGVISAMEKMCDHAVSADMASVLMEKSETITLDLCTSILPVFTDLLESKTDRHLGVSLELLVKLVRTFGPVIHSTVSAGPSVGVDLQAEQRRERCNLCFIELEKVKNKLPFLTRRKGAVASAAQELALVFQEVMS; this is translated from the exons ATGACGACCAACACTAAGCGCGCCTACAAGCTCC aggagtttgtgGCGCACTCGTCCAATGTCAACTGCCTCAAGATTGGGAGGAAGACCTCACGGGTTCTGGTCACAGGAGGAGAAGATCATAAGGTTAATCTTTGGGCTATCGGGAAGCCCAATTCAATATTG AGTTTATCAGGGCATACAAGTGCTGTGGAGTCTGTTAGTTTTGATTCCTCAGAAGTGTTTGTGGCTGCAGGAGCAGCCAGTGGAACAGTAAAATTATGGGATTTGGAGGAGGCGAAGA TTGTCCGCACTCTTACTGGACATAGGTCAAACTGTATGTCAGTTGATTTCCATCCTTTTGGGGAATTCTTTGCCTCTGGGTCATTGGACACTAATCTGAAGATATGGGATATAAGGAGGAAGAATTGTATCCATACATACAAAGGTCACACACGAGGGGTGAATGCTATTAGATTCACACCTGATGGGCGGTGGGTTGTGTCTGGTGGTGAAGATAATACTGTGAAG GTCTGGGATCTGACAGCTGGAAAGTTATTACATGATTTCAAGAGCCATGAGGGTCAGCTTCAGTGCATAGATTTCCATCCCCATGAGTTCCTTCTGGCAACAG GTTCAGCTGATAAAACTGTCAAGTTCTGGGATTTGGAGACCTTTGAGTTGATTGGATCTGCTGGACCTGAG ACAACAGGTGTTCGATCCATGACATTCAATCCTGACGGAAGATCTCTGTTATGTGGGTTGCATGAAAGCTTAAAG GTTTTCTCTTGGGAGCCAATAAGATGCCATGATACTGTTGATGTGGGATGGTCTAGACTTGCTGATCTAAATGTCCATGAGGGAAAACTTCTTGGTTGTTCTTTCAATCAAAGTTGTGTTGGAATATGGGTTGTTGATCTAACG CGTCTTGAGACATATGCAACTGGTACTTCGACAAAACTAAATGGTCATTCTGAATTGAAAACTTCATCAAGTGGCACTATGCCTTTACAAAATGACAGTGGTTCAAGGGCTAACATTGGTCGATCATCAGTTCTTCAAAATTCAGAGAATAACTTAAATACTTCTTCAGGAAGACTATCGGTTTCTCAAAACTCAGATTCTGCACTCAAAGAGACAAAATCGACAGCTT CAAGTGGAATGGTCCCAAGCACACCACAAAGGGCTGGAATCGGCTCCAATACTAAATCTGTTGGAAATTCAGCTTTTGCATCTGGTGGCACCACCTTGAAGAGAAGTTCACTGAAGAGTAACAACACCTCTAATCTTCACAATTTTAGTAAAGCTGATGTAGTGCCTGTGATTGTCCCAAGAACTAGCTCAGGAGAGCTGGCTAATGATTCTAGAAGTGACACTGCTGATGTGGCACCTGTTCTTTCTAAGGCAACCAGAAGGGTAGAGCCTACTACTGATTCTAGAAAAGAAATTACTGATGTGGAACCTGTTATTCCTAGAGCAAGCTCAAGAATGGAAATATCCTCTGATTCAGCACCTGTTGTTGCTTCCAAGGCAGGCAGAAGGTTGGAGTCTGCTATTGATTCTAAGAAAGAAAGTACTGATGCAGCACCTGTTGTTTACAGGGCAGCATTAAGAATGGAAATGGCCTCTGATTCTGCACCCGTTCTTTCTAAGGCAAGCAGAAGGGTAGAATCTGCTACTGATTCAAGGAAAGAAAGTGCTGATGTGGCACCTGTTGTTGTCCCCAGAACAAGTTCAAGAATGGAAATGGCCTCTGATTCTAGGAGAGAACCTTCTGCTGGGAGAGTGTCACCATTCAGAATCCAATCAAGATATGCTGAGCTACGGAAGCTAAACCAAGCCAAAGTTGATGCAAACAAAGTTGACGTTGGAAGCAAAAATACCGAAACAGATGACTTTAATTGCCAAATATTTCTTCCCCCGAGAAATAGTGTTATTCAAACAATAAATTCTGAAGAAACTCGTGAATATGTTAAACATGGTGCAGTTGACAGGATGGGATTTTTGAATTCAACAGAACCAAATACAG ATGTTTCTAGAATGCGTAAACCAAGAGATAACTGCTATATTGAAGTTTCAAGAGCAG gaagagcaagatcaagtgTCTCTAATTGGGAAGGGTGGGATCAGTCCCCTAGTAATGAAGAACCAACAACAAGCAGTTCTTCGCTGGCTCCTACAGGCCGTTCGTATTCATCT AGAGGAAGCAACCAAGCTACTGAAACTCCAATCATAGCTAGTGACGAGGATGTTCTATCTCTTCTAGTGGAACAACATGAGCTATTTCTAAGCTCAACACGGTCTCGGCTGACAAAATTGCAG ATTATTCATCAAATGTGGAATAGAAACGACATCAGGGGTGTTATCTCTGCGATGGAGAAGATGTGTGATCATGCT GTCTCTGCTGATATGGCAAGTGTTCTGATGGAGAAAAGCGAAACAATCACACTAGATTTATGTACCTCTATCCTGCCTGTTTTCACTGACCTCCTGGAGAGTAAAACTGACAG ACACTTAGGCGTTTCATTGGAATTGTTGGTGAAGCTTGTCAGGACTTTTGGGCCAGTTATACATTCAACAGTATCAGCAGGTCCTTCTGTTGGTGTAGATCTTCAGGCAGAGCAAAG GCGGGAGCGCTGCAACCTATGCTTCattgaattggagaaggtcAAAAATAAGCTTCCCTTTCTTACAAG AAGAAAAGGGGCAGTTGCAAGTGCAGCACAGGAGCTCGCTCTTGTCTTCCAGGAAGTTATGAGTTGA
- the LOC133925251 gene encoding uncharacterized protein LOC133925251, with amino-acid sequence MSRSCCYAVSVLLALAVTASATAPALLHEEPQDKRIVMSDAHQLEEATRLLAAEGARVALASVWAAKKDDGGGNAPLEGKPSSAVATQGDDQGSSGGSNERSKEEGSSKEGEKQAKSCLTKEECHKKKLLCGKGCTLSAHSKCAAKCSKSCVPTC; translated from the coding sequence ATGTCTCGCTCTTGCTGCTACGCGGTGTCAGTGCTCCTCGCGCTCGCCGTGACGGCCAGCGCCACCGCGCCGGCCTTGCTGCACGAGGAGCCCCAGGACAAGCGGATCGTCATGTCCGACGCCCACCAGCTGGAGGAGGCCACGCGCCTGCTTGCCGCGGAGGGCGCGAGGGTGGCGTTGGCGTCCGTCTGGGCGGCCAAGAAGGACGACGGGGGCGGAAACGCGCCACTGGAGGGGAAGCCGAGCAGCGCCGTGGCCACGCAGGGCGACGACCAGGGCTCGTCAGGCGGCAGCAACGAGCGCAGCAAGGAGGAGGGCAGCAGCAAGGAGGGcgagaagcaggccaagagctgCCTCACCAAGGAGGAGTGCCACAAGAAGAAGCTGCTCTGCGGCAAGGGCTGCACGCTCTCGGCACACAGCAAGTGCGCCGCCAAGTGCTCCAAGTCCTGCGTCCCCACCTGCTAG